Proteins encoded together in one Etheostoma cragini isolate CJK2018 chromosome 11, CSU_Ecrag_1.0, whole genome shotgun sequence window:
- the LOC117952763 gene encoding galactose-specific lectin nattectin-like encodes MPKTWANAETTCLAAGGNLASIHSAAEHKYIRDYINQVSTANTFSWIGGTDAVTEGTWMWSDGSKFNFVDFNAGDPNGGVAENCLVINIGVTGWYDLACFVPFTFVCSKDSVQP; translated from the exons ATGCCAAAGACCTGGGCCAATGCGGAG ACCACCTGCCTCGCTGCTGGAGGGAATCTGGCTTCCATCCACTCAGCTGCAGAACATAAATATATCAGAGACTACATTAACCAAGTGTCCACTGCAAACACATTCTCCTGGATCGGAGGCACTGACGCCGTGACG GAGGGTACGTGGATGTGGTCTGATGGATCCAAATTCAACTTTGTCGACTTCAATGCGGGGGACCCTAACGGCGGTGTAGCGGAGAACTGTCTGGTGATTAACATTGGGG taACCGGCTGGTACGACTTGGCATGTTTCGTTCCATTTACTTTTGTGTGCTCCAAGGACAGCGTGCAACCCTAG